The sequence below is a genomic window from Mercenaria mercenaria strain notata chromosome 14, MADL_Memer_1, whole genome shotgun sequence.
TTTATCTATACAAAATGGACGGAGTATGATAAATGGAGAATGCAATGCATTTTGCACCACTCTTTATAGAACACATCGTTATTAAGTGAACACATGTAGCATTTTACATAATCTTTACAGTTCGAGTCTCTGTAATATATTCATCAGTCGCCGACTCAGGCCAGAACAAAGACAAAATGCCTTCCTTTCCTTTGCTTAGCCATATATGAACATCAACTCAACAGGCCTTTGTTATGCCAGTGAGCTATATTTCTAGGCACTGTCTTCTGTTACCAAATATCTGCACTTGGCATGATATTTATAGCACACCATTTAGCTTAAGAGTGAAAATAAGCAAAGGGAGACTACTGGAAGCATTTTATACAATCCAGGGGAGAGTACTCACTGCCGTTGTACTTCCACTTGTTTCTGTTTGTACAAGTCCATTTGGTTTTGTGGAAGAAGTGAGGCTATTTCCAGACTGTCCCTAATTTTACAGAGCATTTGATAGTTCTCCAAACCTCGAACCTGAAACATGAATACAAAATATGAATACTTTGAATATACACAATTGCTCTCAAAATCTGATtttacttaaagaaacattttctcatgtgttatacttttttaaaacccTGTTACCCACATGaacctatttaaaaaaaattattttcataatacCTATATACAGAATCTTATTGGATAGGCtcgctttttaaaatttttgaaatgaaaagaactGTGGTCTCATTCaacaaaataaagaagaaacttaCAGTGAGTGTATACGTGTCATTATCGCCCTCAAGTTTACGCTTCTTGCCAGCTGTCACTGTTGTTATTTCTGTTCCAATGGTGAGTCTTGGAAGTGCACCATCTGAAAATAGTTACAATAAAACCTTTAAACTAAGCTCCCATAATTTTCAACAATGTTTCTCACTATTTCTGAATGTggcattttcataaaaagtaaacaaaacattGGTCTTATGGTAATGGTGCTGGCACTCAAGTGCGAGGTCACAGGGCTATGAACTTGGCTGGAATCTACACTATATTATGCTCAGAGCACAAGTACTAACTTTTCCAGGAAGCCTATACATGCCTTACAGTGCTTTCGTTGAGCATTAAGcttttatcacatttttaaaaaaatcagattttaacAAGGATTATTTAGTATGTATTTATGTGCTataataaataattcatgttAGCAGTCTTCTGCAAAAACCACGATATTTTCTGGGTGTTTCTCTGAACTCGATTTCATTCATTATGAAGTATGCTTACTTTTCTTAGGCTGTGGTGACTGGGGCAACATGCCCTTTTCATCCCCTTTTCTGTCACGACCAGGGCATGCACAGATTCTCACTTCTACACACCTTCTTCCGAGAACCTGGTTGCTGGAAAACAAAATGAACAGATTAAATATCATTCATTTGGTAATATTATGGTTAGTAactatttatttactatttttatcacttttttgtCTACTAGTACTGtaaagttgatttttttaattaaaataataatacgaAAACTGATGCAAATACCCATTTAAATCTTACTTAGAGAGCTTGAGATACAGCGTAAATATTACAttcttcataaaacttaattatttagaagatgtaaacttttttttaaaatacttactCTTTTTCTAACGTGAACACAATTTGGAGTGGGCGTCTGTTAGGTCCGCCAACGCAGGACCCGAGACACATGAACTGGAAGAGATTTGTGACCCATTCTGACCCAGCCTGGGGCTGTTCCTGTGGAATGATTACGCTCTGGCGACTTGTGTATGGGTCTTCTACGTATTTGGCTAGTTTATGCTCACACCTGACAAGATGATTTGGAGCTGGgtgatctaaaaataaacaagaatattCTACTTAGACATCGTTCTCACTAgatgttttgattttggaaatttcTTAGCAATGAGGAAACGTATTTCGACAAATTAATAAGTACAATCCTAGCAACCAGTCATATAAGTTTATTAGATTTCATTCAGAatcttcaataaataaatatacattccTTGTTTTACCAATAAATGTGTAAATAGAAATTATCAAAAtaccaaattttcaaaataaatacttaCTTTCATTGAACTCTTTTGATGTGGCATGATTAGGGCACCGTTTGACAGCTTCCTGGACATGTTCGGGTTTCATGAAGATGGGCATGGAGCGGATGATGCTACCGGGTGGTGGCTGGCGGGCAGTCTTGAACCTAACTGGGCAGGTAGTGGCCATTCGTACGTACAATTTCTTCAGCATATCTGAGTATGTCCAAGTGGTTGATTTTGTCTCCTTTGAGGGAGTGGCGAATGATATCTCAAAACCATATTCTCCTGGATAATTGGTGCTGCAAGAGCAGAACAAACATGACTATTAATTTACCGCAGATCAAAAAAAGCCTTTATTGTCTTCGTTTCCAAGTTAAGTGTACTATAAATATCTCATTTTCAATTAACTGTAGACAGTCAGTCATTTCTACCTTTTTAATGCTCATAGAAAATACTAAACACCCATTAAGACCATTACAGGTCTCCATTAAGGACAAGTAAAGTAAGTACCACTATAAATGTACAGATATTCAAAGCCAGtgacatgaagaaaaaaaaaaacagctctgatttttattctttctctttttttagcTGAATGTACAACCCTGATgaacattttctattttgacaCTACTGGTGACCTATTTTGCACTCGATTTTAATTCTGTCTCAAGTTTAAGCCGTTATCAGACAGAATTTACATACTCAATTGATTTATCTTTTCCTATCTTCAGAAGGttttaatatttacatacatCCACTTCAATTCAAAATCATTCTATTTTACAGCCATTGAAAATCTGACCTTTTATGATACAACCCAGTTTATCTCACCTCTTGTATGTTCATGTCCccaaaaaagtataataattaaacaaacacTATTTACCCAGACTTTATGATATACTTATGTTACATATTGCCATTTTTTCAGGTAGTTTCATTCAAAATTTAACCCATAGTCTAAAATGAGATCAACTATTTCAAAATCTGTACTCCTGACCTACCTACAGTTAAAAAATGAGCAAGACCTCTTTGAAAGAAATGTCATAAGGTTTATATATCATGATCATTCTATTCAGCGGTGGACATTTTTTCTCTCTCTGATTGCACCAAACTAAGctattgatttcaaaatcaatacgaTGGCAATTATCCAAGTGGGGATTTCATTACCAGGTATAAGCCAAGAGTCGATTTAACACAGAAAAGAACCTTGGCGCTAATGAATACCGCCGCATGTGTGAAAATATGGCAAGCAGTTGAAAATTGCTTTAAATTTCTTTAGATTTTGTTATTCGGCATGAGTTTATATTAGCTCTTGAGAAAACAATCTGAAAACTGTGTTTAAGATTTAAGCACAAAAAAGAGATTTTTTGATGGCTACTTACTTTGAAGGAACTGTGGGAACGGGTGATGTCATGTTTGTGTGTGGTGAATATGGTGGGGGACTCGTTAAGgtctgaaataatgaaaacaaaaattattaaaataacattCACTTCAAAGGCTTTGtctaatacaaaaaaatatattacaatatatacgATGTCATCAATTAGATAAGAAAGTGAAGCGGCCAATAAAATCTCTTTCTAAATTAATCTCTatggaaattttacattttcttgatgagtttcgctaatttgattagtATCATCGTAAAATTCCAGCATTTCCGATATTTCCCGACAATCCCTTTCAGTGTATCAATTTTCCATCAATTTCTTTTGGGATTGCATTTTCCTAATTATACAATCAAGGTAGCTGGTGATGAAGGCTACGATCCTTGTATCAAAATAATCGTGTCTTTCCATCAGCTTATCGTGTGATTGGAACAAGTGATTTACTCGCACTGATTGACAGACTTAGCACTACATAATTGTTCCATGAATCATTGATGAGAAGTAAATGACTGAGAAACAGACAGTTGGCATCGTGCACGCATATCTGCTTTGATACCGAAAAGTGaattcccatttttttttggTTCCCATGCTACTACATGTACATCTTCATAGAATTTCGAAAGATGGAATGGGTGAAACAACTTACCCCTTCATGATATGGGCTTGATGCGGTGGAGCCGATGATGTTGGTCTGAGAATCTGGTGACATTGATGCTGATGATGTCTGTCCGATGATGGGGTTCAACTGTAAGAGAGGAAAAGCTCATTTGTACCAAAAAAAACCCAtagtttttaattgtttaaa
It includes:
- the LOC123527482 gene encoding tumor protein 63 isoform X3, translating into MSAEVTATPPNEPMSQDTFEYLWNTLETVTDNGNFTHINSRDLDYSYEDADEGASLQIDKFRINSNEVSDLLNPIIGQTSSASMSPDSQTNIIGSTASSPYHEGTLTSPPPYSPHTNMTSPVPTVPSNTNYPGEYGFEISFATPSKETKSTTWTYSDMLKKLYVRMATTCPVRFKTARQPPPGSIIRSMPIFMKPEHVQEAVKRCPNHATSKEFNENHPAPNHLVRCEHKLAKYVEDPYTSRQSVIIPQEQPQAGSEWVTNLFQFMCLGSCVGGPNRRPLQIVFTLEKDNQVLGRRCVEVRICACPGRDRKGDEKGMLPQSPQPKKNGALPRLTIGTEITTVTAGKKRKLEGDNDTYTLTVRGLENYQMLCKIRDSLEIASLLPQNQMDLYKQKQVEVQRQQTARVMAIPSSQVASTSVVQQQQTTLTTAETRQMTQSFSPSEVSTTDVVTDGHHNGIPQPIKEETISQNGEHDSSVDTWLNALGLGAYIDGFHEQNLYSLLQLDDFSLDDLAKMKIGNAHRNKIWKSLLDLRNQGFTAIPVDSQDLQKSASSTSTISIASQNSISQNSTYNPGYYEVTRYTFKHTISLAEEKHLEGPSPKVEKMGES
- the LOC123527482 gene encoding tumor protein 63 isoform X5 produces the protein MIKFERTGFTTYRLNPIIGQTSSASMSPDSQTNIIGSTASSPYHEGTLTSPPPYSPHTNMTSPVPTVPSNTNYPGEYGFEISFATPSKETKSTTWTYSDMLKKLYVRMATTCPVRFKTARQPPPGSIIRSMPIFMKPEHVQEAVKRCPNHATSKEFNENHPAPNHLVRCEHKLAKYVEDPYTSRQSVIIPQEQPQAGSEWVTNLFQFMCLGSCVGGPNRRPLQIVFTLEKDNQVLGRRCVEVRICACPGRDRKGDEKGMLPQSPQPKKNGALPRLTIGTEITTVTAGKKRKLEGDNDTYTLTVRGLENYQMLCKIRDSLEIASLLPQNQMDLYKQKQVEVQRQQTARVMAIPSSQVASTSVVQQQQTTLTTAETRQMTQSFSPSEVSTTDVVTDGHHNGIPQPIKEETISQNGEHDSSVDTWLNALGLGAYIDGFHEQNLYSLLQLDDFSLDDLAKMKIGNAHRNKIWKSLLDLRNQGFTAIPVDSQDLQKSASSTSTISIASQNSISQNSTYNPGYYEVTRYTFKHTISLAEEKHLEGPSPKVEKMGES
- the LOC123527482 gene encoding tumor protein 63 isoform X4 — its product is MDCKFQQFCANSMTGALSLKLNPIIGQTSSASMSPDSQTNIIGSTASSPYHEGTLTSPPPYSPHTNMTSPVPTVPSNTNYPGEYGFEISFATPSKETKSTTWTYSDMLKKLYVRMATTCPVRFKTARQPPPGSIIRSMPIFMKPEHVQEAVKRCPNHATSKEFNENHPAPNHLVRCEHKLAKYVEDPYTSRQSVIIPQEQPQAGSEWVTNLFQFMCLGSCVGGPNRRPLQIVFTLEKDNQVLGRRCVEVRICACPGRDRKGDEKGMLPQSPQPKKNGALPRLTIGTEITTVTAGKKRKLEGDNDTYTLTVRGLENYQMLCKIRDSLEIASLLPQNQMDLYKQKQVEVQRQQTARVMAIPSSQVASTSVVQQQQTTLTTAETRQMTQSFSPSEVSTTDVVTDGHHNGIPQPIKEETISQNGEHDSSVDTWLNALGLGAYIDGFHEQNLYSLLQLDDFSLDDLAKMKIGNAHRNKIWKSLLDLRNQGFTAIPVDSQDLQKSASSTSTISIASQNSISQNSTYNPGYYEVTRYTFKHTISLAEEKHLEGPSPKVEKMGES
- the LOC123527482 gene encoding tumor protein 63 isoform X2, which gives rise to MVLKVEADTCGMPVGPWIGQGFGSIGLPACHKMSAEVTATPPNEPMSQDTFEYLWNTLETVTDNGNFTHINSRDLDYSYEDADEGASLQIDKFRINSNEVSDLLNPIIGQTSSASMSPDSQTNIIGSTASSPYHEGTLTSPPPYSPHTNMTSPVPTVPSNTNYPGEYGFEISFATPSKETKSTTWTYSDMLKKLYVRMATTCPVRFKTARQPPPGSIIRSMPIFMKPEHVQEAVKRCPNHATSKEFNENHPAPNHLVRCEHKLAKYVEDPYTSRQSVIIPQEQPQAGSEWVTNLFQFMCLGSCVGGPNRRPLQIVFTLEKDNQVLGRRCVEVRICACPGRDRKGDEKGMLPQSPQPKKNGALPRLTIGTEITTVTAGKKRKLEGDNDTYTLTVRGLENYQMLCKIRDSLEIASLLPQNQMDLYKQKQVEVQRQQTARVMAIPSSQVASTSVVQQQQTTLTTAETRQMTQSFSPSEVSTTDVVTDGHHNGIPQPIKEETISQNGEHDSSVDTWLNALGLGAYIDGFHEQNLYSLLQLDDFSLDDLAKMKIGNAHRNKIWKSLLDLRNQGFTAIPVDSQDLQKSASSTSTISIASQNSISQNSTYNPGYYEVTRYTFKHTISLAEEKHLEGPSPKVEKMGES